One part of the Streptomyces ferrugineus genome encodes these proteins:
- a CDS encoding SRPBCC family protein: MNRYVVTETAIIDAPLGRVWDVISRTDRYAEWVAGAIEVTDHHGVATVGKTYAERNRTLGPLKTDSVWTVREIEPLKRRVDTGTGFAPLQDVTNTFEFHPVQSPDGRDATEMLYQVEYTIGLGPLGLLLDSIQQPAMRAGMRTSMANLNTLLRSEDSSTGRR; encoded by the coding sequence ATGAACCGCTACGTCGTCACCGAGACCGCCATCATCGACGCCCCCCTCGGGCGGGTGTGGGACGTCATCTCCCGCACCGACCGGTACGCCGAGTGGGTCGCCGGAGCCATCGAGGTCACCGACCACCACGGCGTCGCCACCGTCGGCAAGACCTACGCCGAGCGCAACCGCACCCTCGGCCCCCTCAAGACCGACTCGGTCTGGACCGTCAGGGAGATCGAACCCCTCAAGCGCCGCGTCGACACCGGCACCGGCTTCGCCCCGCTCCAGGACGTCACCAACACCTTCGAGTTCCACCCGGTCCAAAGCCCGGACGGCCGGGACGCGACCGAGATGCTCTACCAGGTCGAGTACACCATCGGCCTCGGTCCACTGGGCCTGCTCCTCGACTCCATACAGCAGCCCGCGATGCGCGCCGGCATGCGCACTTCCATGGCCAACCTCAACACCCTGCTCCGATCGGAGGACTCGAGCACCGGTCGACGGTGA
- a CDS encoding flavin monoamine oxidase family protein codes for MTDTQSTAAADHRGSRTTDVVVVGAGLAGLTAARELVAAGKSVAVLEARDRVGGRLLNHHLGDGQVTEIGGQFVGPTQDHILALAKEVGVATYQAAVPGETVYVNDGKAKRFTGHTPPDLFALPDMGIALARIGQAAAKVDPAAPWQTPDARELDGMTYETWLRKAEITGDAVDMINLFLNSAYGGEARDASALFSLWYVSTFGNETHPGTMERGTGTTGGAQDSRFVGGSQLVAQRLAEELDGRVHLSAPVRRISQDPTGVTVVCDAGDWRAERVIVAVPPLVASRIVWDPLLPAQQDQLFQRLPFGTLMKCVAVYDKPFWREDGLSGMGLLRGGSPIREMFDNTPPDGGPGVLMGFLGGKEWRKWAHRPAAERRGAVLRCFAQVVGDRAFDTIDYVEQDWTAEQWTQGGPTSVAAPGVLSDFGQWMGRPHGRVHWAGAEFSPYWNGYMDGAVRSGGTAAAAVLDRD; via the coding sequence ATGACCGATACACAGAGCACTGCGGCCGCAGACCACCGCGGAAGCCGCACCACCGATGTGGTGGTGGTCGGTGCGGGGCTGGCCGGTCTGACGGCGGCGCGGGAACTCGTCGCGGCGGGCAAGTCGGTGGCCGTGCTGGAGGCCCGCGACCGGGTCGGCGGCCGACTGCTCAACCACCACCTCGGCGACGGCCAAGTGACGGAGATCGGCGGGCAGTTCGTCGGCCCCACCCAGGACCACATCCTGGCGCTGGCCAAGGAGGTCGGCGTGGCCACCTACCAGGCCGCCGTCCCCGGCGAGACCGTCTACGTCAACGACGGCAAGGCCAAGCGGTTCACGGGTCACACCCCGCCGGACCTGTTCGCCCTGCCTGACATGGGCATCGCCCTGGCCCGCATCGGCCAGGCCGCGGCCAAGGTGGACCCGGCCGCCCCATGGCAGACCCCCGACGCCCGCGAACTGGACGGCATGACCTACGAGACCTGGCTGCGCAAGGCCGAGATCACCGGCGACGCCGTCGACATGATCAACCTCTTCCTCAACTCCGCCTACGGCGGCGAAGCCCGCGACGCCTCCGCCCTGTTCAGCCTCTGGTACGTGTCCACCTTCGGCAACGAGACGCACCCCGGCACCATGGAACGCGGCACCGGCACCACCGGCGGCGCCCAGGACAGCCGTTTCGTCGGCGGCTCACAACTGGTCGCCCAGCGCCTCGCCGAGGAACTCGACGGCCGCGTCCACCTGTCGGCGCCGGTGCGGCGCATCAGCCAGGACCCCACCGGCGTCACCGTGGTCTGCGACGCCGGCGACTGGCGGGCCGAGCGGGTCATCGTCGCCGTACCGCCACTGGTGGCCTCGCGGATCGTGTGGGACCCGCTCCTGCCCGCACAGCAGGACCAGCTCTTCCAGCGGCTGCCGTTCGGCACCCTGATGAAGTGCGTGGCCGTCTACGACAAGCCGTTCTGGCGCGAGGACGGACTGTCCGGCATGGGACTGCTGCGCGGCGGCTCCCCCATCCGCGAGATGTTCGACAACACCCCGCCCGACGGCGGACCCGGCGTGCTCATGGGCTTCCTCGGTGGCAAGGAATGGCGCAAGTGGGCCCACCGCCCGGCCGCCGAACGCCGCGGAGCCGTGCTGCGCTGCTTCGCCCAGGTCGTCGGGGACCGTGCCTTCGACACCATCGACTACGTCGAGCAGGACTGGACCGCCGAGCAGTGGACCCAGGGCGGCCCCACCTCCGTCGCCGCCCCCGGCGTGCTCAGCGACTTCGGCCAGTGGATGGGCCGCCCCCACGGCCGCGTGCACTGGGCGGGCGCCGAGTTCTCCCCCTACTGGAACGGCTACATGGACGGCGCGGTCCGCTCCGGCGGGACGGCGGCCGCCGCAGTCCTCGACCGGGACTGA
- a CDS encoding ribbon-helix-helix domain-containing protein, giving the protein MSMKRTNVYADPEDLAIIKEAAKRRGISEAEIIRQGIHLAAMANRVWDEPLFSRTFEGAGRTLSKSEVRDTVAEAVRRETGSGSGSAA; this is encoded by the coding sequence ATGTCCATGAAGCGCACCAACGTCTATGCCGACCCCGAGGACCTGGCCATCATCAAGGAGGCCGCCAAGCGCCGAGGTATAAGCGAGGCCGAGATCATCCGCCAGGGCATCCACCTCGCTGCCATGGCGAACCGGGTCTGGGACGAGCCGCTGTTCTCGCGCACCTTCGAGGGGGCGGGGCGCACGCTGTCCAAGTCGGAGGTCCGCGACACGGTCGCCGAGGCTGTCCGGCGTGAGACCGGCTCGGGTTCCGGATCCGCCGCGTGA
- a CDS encoding PIN domain-containing protein — MIIVIADTSGLLAALDSAHPEHRAANEAIMAAGLLVMSPLLLAELDHVATRELGREAALSAVDDLRRWMSRGRVVMPEITEDHLGAAQSVRVRYRALDLDLADAVNVALAADYDTDAILTLDRRDFRAVRPLGHHKAFRVLPDDLPL, encoded by the coding sequence GTGATCATTGTCATCGCCGATACATCCGGCCTTCTGGCAGCCCTGGACTCGGCTCATCCGGAACACCGGGCGGCGAACGAGGCGATCATGGCGGCGGGCCTGCTGGTCATGTCCCCGCTTCTGCTGGCCGAACTGGATCATGTCGCCACGCGTGAGCTCGGCAGGGAGGCTGCCCTCAGTGCGGTCGACGACCTGCGGCGCTGGATGAGCCGGGGTCGTGTCGTCATGCCGGAGATCACGGAGGACCACCTGGGCGCCGCCCAGTCTGTCCGTGTCCGCTACCGCGCGTTGGACCTCGACCTCGCTGACGCGGTGAACGTGGCACTCGCCGCCGACTACGACACGGACGCGATCCTCACCCTCGACCGACGAGACTTCCGGGCCGTACGGCCGCTGGGCCACCACAAGGCGTTCCGGGTACTCCCCGACGACCTTCCGCTCTGA
- a CDS encoding SGNH/GDSL hydrolase family protein, with product MTIVLSTPGLATADEATGGKDTTYYISLGDSLTTGYQPDVDKDTDFAYTDQLYAQLKQRTPGLEHIRLGCTAETTESLISGGKCDYPNAKSQLDAALKAMAQHQGKVAYVTLSVGANDILLNCVSPAGTLDAACLNSRSEAMAKNLAQIAGALRQAGTDNTQFVGSTYHNPFLAAWLQGAAGQQAAKDSAPLVKAANTGITQVFKSTGFKVADVAGAFSSDDFTTQVNVPVAGEVPANVAKICQLTWACTKQDPHPNADGHKVIAGAFAAVLADSTAPGGDESPAPSEPVTPGAGETPTTGETAPSDAGDSPAPSESATPGSGTDTGANDPTTNGDLAETGASSSTPVLAGAGLAVLAAGTAAIYFARRRRTSEQS from the coding sequence ATGACGATCGTGCTGAGCACGCCCGGACTGGCCACCGCCGACGAGGCGACCGGCGGCAAGGACACCACGTACTACATCTCGCTCGGCGACTCCCTCACCACCGGCTACCAGCCGGACGTCGACAAGGACACCGACTTCGCCTACACCGACCAGCTCTACGCGCAGCTCAAGCAGCGCACCCCCGGTCTGGAGCACATACGCCTGGGCTGCACCGCTGAGACCACCGAGTCTCTGATCAGCGGTGGAAAGTGCGACTACCCGAACGCCAAGTCCCAACTGGACGCCGCCCTGAAGGCCATGGCCCAGCACCAGGGCAAGGTCGCCTACGTCACCCTCAGCGTGGGCGCGAACGACATCCTCCTCAACTGCGTCAGCCCGGCCGGCACCCTCGACGCGGCGTGCCTGAACAGCCGGAGCGAGGCCATGGCGAAGAACCTCGCCCAGATCGCCGGCGCGCTGCGCCAGGCGGGCACGGACAACACCCAGTTCGTGGGCTCGACGTACCACAACCCGTTCCTGGCCGCCTGGCTGCAGGGCGCCGCAGGGCAGCAGGCCGCCAAGGACTCGGCACCCCTGGTCAAGGCCGCCAACACCGGGATCACCCAGGTGTTCAAGTCCACCGGCTTCAAGGTGGCGGACGTGGCCGGGGCCTTCTCCTCGGACGACTTCACCACCCAGGTGAACGTACCCGTCGCGGGCGAAGTGCCCGCGAACGTGGCCAAGATCTGCCAGCTGACCTGGGCGTGCACGAAGCAGGACCCGCACCCCAACGCCGACGGCCACAAGGTGATCGCAGGCGCCTTCGCCGCGGTGCTCGCCGACAGCACCGCGCCCGGTGGCGACGAGTCCCCGGCACCCAGCGAGCCGGTCACGCCCGGTGCGGGCGAGACCCCGACCACCGGCGAGACGGCCCCGTCCGACGCGGGGGACTCCCCGGCCCCCAGCGAGTCCGCCACGCCCGGGTCCGGCACGGACACGGGGGCGAACGACCCGACCACCAACGGCGATCTCGCCGAGACCGGCGCGTCGAGCAGCACTCCCGTCCTCGCCGGTGCCGGTCTCGCCGTCCTGGCGGCCGGCACCGCCGCGATCTACTTCGCGCGCAGGCGCCGTACGAGCGAACAGAGCTGA
- a CDS encoding zinc-binding dehydrogenase, with protein sequence MSTTMLAGRLHLDTRTFAVEEVPVPVPGPGEVLIEVRAAGVCLSDVHLIDGSLTPAFPVEAVTRSGAVTLGHEVAGVIHALGPDLLGDWAPGMRVALQAGQSCGACADCMRRSPCPRPLTRGVDYDGGWAEYAVAREDTLAPIPDHLPFDQAAIIPDAVSTPYAAIIEGGAVRPAQCVGVWGAGGLGAHGIRLARLAGAAPVIAVDPLPEARERALAFGADLALDPTDPGFAEAVGRATGGRGLDAAFDFAGFPAVREQAAALLGAGGVLVLAGLTPEPLTITDSTSFSYRGNQIRGHYGSGPEHVTQLIRLAAAGRLDLAPSITDHIPLAEAADAVTRLEKKTGNPIRLVLTP encoded by the coding sequence ATGTCCACCACCATGCTGGCCGGACGCCTCCACCTGGACACCCGCACCTTCGCGGTCGAAGAGGTCCCCGTTCCCGTCCCCGGTCCCGGAGAGGTGCTGATCGAGGTCAGGGCCGCCGGAGTGTGCCTGTCCGACGTCCATCTGATCGACGGCAGCCTCACCCCTGCCTTTCCTGTCGAGGCGGTCACCCGTTCGGGCGCGGTCACCCTCGGCCACGAGGTCGCGGGCGTCATCCACGCGCTGGGCCCCGACCTGTTGGGGGACTGGGCCCCCGGCATGCGCGTCGCCCTGCAGGCCGGCCAGTCGTGTGGAGCGTGCGCCGACTGCATGCGCCGCTCCCCCTGTCCACGGCCGCTCACGCGCGGCGTCGACTACGACGGCGGCTGGGCCGAGTACGCCGTCGCCCGGGAGGACACCCTCGCCCCCATCCCCGACCACCTGCCCTTCGACCAGGCCGCCATCATCCCCGACGCGGTCTCCACCCCGTATGCCGCGATCATCGAGGGCGGGGCGGTCCGGCCGGCGCAGTGCGTCGGCGTCTGGGGCGCCGGCGGTCTGGGCGCCCACGGCATCCGGCTCGCCCGCCTGGCCGGCGCCGCGCCCGTCATCGCCGTCGACCCGCTGCCCGAGGCCCGCGAACGGGCCCTCGCCTTCGGCGCCGACCTCGCACTCGACCCCACCGACCCGGGATTCGCCGAAGCGGTGGGCCGGGCCACCGGCGGCCGCGGCCTCGACGCCGCCTTCGATTTCGCGGGTTTCCCAGCGGTCCGCGAGCAGGCTGCCGCGCTCCTGGGCGCCGGCGGTGTCCTCGTCCTGGCCGGCCTCACCCCAGAACCGCTCACCATCACCGACAGCACGTCCTTCAGCTACCGCGGCAACCAGATCCGCGGTCACTACGGCTCCGGACCCGAACACGTGACCCAGCTCATCCGCCTGGCCGCCGCCGGCAGGCTCGACCTGGCGCCCTCCATCACCGATCACATTCCCCTGGCCGAGGCGGCCGACGCCGTCACCCGACTGGAGAAGAAAACCGGCAACCCGATCCGCCTCGTCCTCACCCCGTGA
- a CDS encoding bifunctional cytochrome P450/NADPH--P450 reductase, which produces MSHAPLSETEPIPERPALPLIGHALDVPGGAEGLAYVMKEAKELGPLFKLRIFGTEINFVSGLDLVSELADESRFRKNVHPDLVILREIGGDGLFTAYGDEPNWRKAHDVLMPAFSLGAMRGYHATMLKVARELIAKWDRAAGELPVDVAADMTRLTFDTIGLCGFGYDFESFRRDQPHPFITALARALDFAQAKGESIPGSELFQWKKAEQFRNDVTLMKDLVDDVIRRRRADGDQSTDDLLGRMLHTRDQVTGEPLDDVNIRYQAITFLIAGHETTSGLLSFALYYLTKHPEVLARAQAEVDALWGDAADPDPQYADIGKLTYVRQILSESLRLWPTAPAYAVEPLADTVIGGKYAVRQGESLMVLVPQLHRDPAWGDNVELFDPERFSAEREAARPVHLFKPFGNGERACIGRQFALHEATLVLALLVHRFRLIDHTDYQLKIKQSLTLKPDNFTLNLARRDSGERRLPTAAISTPAEQARPAARRAAGTTLTVLHGSNLGTCSGIAADLAVDGDEHGFASAIASLDDAVGELTGTGGPVVIVAASYNGRPTDDAARFVSWLDELEPGSLDGVEYAVLGVGDRNWAATYQRIPTLIDERLAAAGATPLLERGAADAAGDFAGTVDRWTGDLWNTLLERYGSPVQPGAEPTGHSGEADADQGLYELQDATQSVTGPLAARHGVQPMEVLDAYELVDMDHPLGRSKRFIRLRLPDGVTYRTGDHLAVLPRNPAALVQRVADRFGLDLDRTVRLKARRRSRNALPVDRPLTLRQLLTDFVELQDAATREQVAVLAEHTACPPERRPLAELAEAQPDVFRERVTDAGCSLLDLLERYRACELPFEHFLELLPVLRPRHYSISSSAAATPGEVDLMVSLLKAPHRGGEGTFHGIASHYLQTVSTGDTLQARVLPCSEAFRLPQDPAVPVILISAGTGVAPFRGGVLDRLHGKATGTLLCYFGCDHPDVDFLHREELRTAEDAGAVSLRPVFSHAPEDGVRFVQDRIAKESAEVWSVLQAGGRVYVCGDGRRMAPGVRAALQAVYREQTGADADEAAAWLTAMTESGTYVEDVWAG; this is translated from the coding sequence ATGTCCCATGCGCCTCTCTCCGAAACCGAGCCGATCCCCGAGCGCCCGGCTCTTCCCCTGATCGGGCATGCGCTCGACGTCCCCGGCGGGGCCGAAGGGCTCGCCTATGTCATGAAGGAGGCCAAGGAGCTGGGGCCGCTGTTCAAGCTCCGGATCTTCGGCACCGAGATCAACTTCGTCTCCGGCCTGGATCTCGTCTCCGAACTGGCGGACGAGAGCCGGTTCCGTAAGAACGTCCACCCCGATCTCGTGATCCTGCGGGAGATCGGCGGGGACGGTCTGTTCACCGCCTACGGCGACGAGCCCAACTGGCGCAAGGCGCACGACGTCCTGATGCCGGCGTTCTCCCTGGGCGCGATGCGGGGCTACCACGCGACGATGCTCAAGGTCGCCCGGGAGCTGATCGCCAAGTGGGACCGGGCGGCCGGGGAGCTTCCGGTGGACGTGGCCGCCGACATGACCCGGCTGACCTTCGACACGATCGGACTGTGCGGCTTCGGCTACGACTTCGAATCCTTCCGCCGCGATCAGCCGCATCCCTTCATCACGGCGCTTGCGAGGGCACTGGACTTCGCTCAGGCCAAGGGCGAGTCCATCCCCGGATCCGAGTTGTTCCAGTGGAAGAAGGCGGAGCAGTTCCGCAACGACGTCACCCTGATGAAGGACCTGGTCGACGATGTGATCCGGCGGCGCAGGGCGGACGGCGACCAGAGCACCGACGACCTGCTGGGCCGGATGCTGCACACCCGCGACCAGGTCACCGGTGAGCCCCTGGACGACGTCAACATCCGCTACCAGGCGATCACGTTCCTCATCGCCGGCCATGAGACCACCAGTGGCCTGCTGTCGTTCGCGCTGTACTACCTGACCAAGCACCCCGAGGTACTGGCCCGCGCCCAGGCGGAAGTGGACGCCCTGTGGGGCGATGCGGCCGACCCCGACCCGCAGTACGCGGACATCGGCAAGCTCACCTACGTCCGCCAGATCCTCAGCGAGAGCCTGCGGCTGTGGCCCACGGCGCCGGCGTACGCGGTCGAGCCCCTGGCCGACACGGTCATCGGCGGCAAGTACGCCGTGCGCCAGGGCGAGTCGCTGATGGTGCTGGTCCCTCAGCTGCACCGGGATCCCGCCTGGGGGGACAACGTCGAGCTGTTCGACCCGGAGCGGTTCTCGGCCGAGCGGGAGGCCGCACGCCCGGTCCACCTGTTCAAGCCGTTCGGCAACGGCGAACGGGCCTGCATCGGCCGCCAGTTCGCGCTGCACGAGGCGACGCTCGTCCTCGCCCTGCTGGTGCACCGGTTCCGCCTGATCGACCACACCGACTACCAGCTCAAGATCAAGCAGTCCCTCACCCTCAAGCCCGACAACTTCACCCTGAACCTGGCCCGACGCGACAGCGGCGAGCGCCGCCTGCCCACCGCCGCCATCAGCACACCCGCTGAGCAAGCGCGGCCCGCCGCCCGCCGTGCGGCCGGTACGACATTGACCGTGCTGCACGGTTCCAATCTCGGGACCTGCTCCGGCATAGCCGCCGACCTCGCCGTGGACGGCGACGAGCACGGCTTCGCCAGTGCCATCGCCTCCCTCGACGACGCCGTGGGCGAACTCACCGGCACCGGCGGCCCGGTGGTGATCGTCGCCGCCTCCTACAACGGCAGGCCCACCGACGACGCCGCCCGGTTCGTGTCATGGCTGGACGAGTTGGAGCCCGGCTCGCTCGACGGCGTCGAGTACGCGGTGCTCGGCGTCGGCGACCGCAACTGGGCCGCCACCTACCAGCGCATCCCGACGCTCATCGACGAGCGGCTCGCCGCCGCCGGTGCGACGCCCCTGCTGGAGCGTGGCGCCGCCGACGCCGCGGGGGACTTCGCCGGCACCGTCGACCGGTGGACCGGCGACCTGTGGAACACCCTGCTGGAGAGGTACGGAAGCCCGGTGCAGCCCGGCGCCGAACCGACCGGACACAGCGGCGAAGCCGACGCCGACCAGGGGCTGTACGAGCTTCAGGACGCCACTCAGTCGGTCACCGGACCGCTCGCGGCACGGCACGGCGTACAGCCCATGGAGGTGCTGGACGCCTACGAACTGGTCGACATGGACCACCCGCTCGGCCGCTCCAAGCGCTTCATCCGGCTGCGGTTGCCCGACGGCGTCACCTACCGCACCGGCGACCACCTCGCGGTGCTCCCGCGCAACCCGGCCGCCCTCGTGCAGCGGGTCGCCGACCGCTTCGGCCTTGACCTGGACCGCACCGTACGGCTGAAGGCACGCCGCCGGAGCCGCAACGCCCTGCCCGTCGACCGTCCGCTGACTCTGCGTCAACTGCTCACGGACTTCGTGGAGCTGCAGGACGCCGCAACCCGGGAGCAGGTCGCCGTACTCGCCGAGCACACCGCCTGCCCGCCCGAGCGCCGTCCCCTGGCGGAACTCGCCGAGGCGCAGCCCGACGTCTTCCGCGAGCGGGTCACCGACGCCGGGTGCAGCCTCCTGGACCTGCTGGAGCGCTACCGCGCCTGCGAGCTGCCGTTCGAGCACTTCCTGGAACTGCTGCCCGTCCTGCGGCCACGGCACTACTCGATCTCCTCGTCCGCCGCGGCCACGCCCGGCGAGGTGGACCTGATGGTGTCGCTCCTCAAAGCCCCGCACCGCGGCGGCGAGGGCACCTTCCACGGCATCGCCTCCCACTACCTGCAGACCGTCAGCACGGGCGACACCCTCCAGGCGCGGGTGCTCCCCTGTAGCGAAGCCTTCCGTCTGCCGCAGGACCCGGCCGTCCCCGTGATCCTGATCAGCGCGGGCACCGGAGTGGCACCCTTCCGCGGCGGCGTCCTCGACCGGCTGCACGGCAAGGCGACCGGGACACTGCTGTGCTACTTCGGCTGCGACCACCCGGACGTCGACTTCCTCCACCGCGAGGAACTCCGGACGGCCGAGGACGCCGGAGCCGTCAGCCTGCGCCCCGTCTTCAGCCACGCCCCCGAGGACGGCGTCCGCTTCGTCCAGGACCGCATCGCCAAGGAAAGTGCCGAGGTCTGGTCGGTCCTGCAGGCCGGAGGACGGGTGTACGTCTGCGGCGACGGGCGCCGCATGGCCCCCGGCGTACGCGCAGCGCTCCAGGCCGTCTACCGCGAGCAGACCGGAGCCGACGCCGACGAGGCCGCCGCATGGCTGACCGCCATGACGGAGTCCGGCACGTACGTCGAGGACGTCTGGGCCGGCTGA